One region of Monomorium pharaonis isolate MP-MQ-018 chromosome 11, ASM1337386v2, whole genome shotgun sequence genomic DNA includes:
- the LOC105836600 gene encoding methyl-CpG-binding domain protein 3 isoform X2 yields the protein MNMSVEKKKYPSALPINWPAREEPSRKSQNQLASTGKVDYYYNRSVRNDASLVPPIRQTASIFKQPVTIYKTQEGKVKDIKHGTQEKPKQLFWEKRLEGLRACDSDGYEFDAMDLPKNLKPVGPYITEETLLQSVATALHVSTQPVTGQTGSKTNLEKNPGVFLNPDQPLVQAVSIADEDIRRQEDRVIAARKKLQEALRALQT from the exons ATGAATATGTCCGTCGAGAAGAAGAAATACCCATCGGCGTTGCCGATCAATTGGCCCGCGAGGGAGGAACCGTCGAGGAAGAGCCAAAATCAATTAGCATCCACGGGCAAagttgattattattacaa ccGCAGTGTTAGGAACGACGCGTCGTTGGTGCCACCGATAAGGCAAACGGCGTCGATTTTTAAACAACCGGTAACTATTTACAAGACGCAAGAGGGGAAAGTGAAAGACATCAAACACGGCACTCAGGAGAAGCCAAAGCAG CTTTTCTGGGAAAAACGTTTGGAAGGTCTACGAGCTTGTGATTCTGACGGTTATGAATTTGATGCAATGGATCTGCCAAAGAATTTAAAACCAGTAGGACCATATATCACAGAAGAGACATTGCTCCAAAGCGTGGCTACTGCATTGCACGTATCTACTCAACCAGTAACAGGACAAACGGGATCAAAGACGAATTTAGAAAAGAATCCTGGAGTATTTCTCAATCCAGATCAGCCACTTGTACAG GCGGTCTCAATAGCGGATGAGGATATAAGGAGGCAAGAAGACCGAGTGATTGctgcgagaaaaaaattacaagaggCTCTACGTGCTCTTCAAACCTAA
- the LOC105836600 gene encoding methyl-CpG-binding domain protein 3 isoform X1 has protein sequence MNMSVEKKKYPSALPINWPAREEPSRKSQNQLASTGKVDYYYNRSVRNDASLVPPIRQTASIFKQPVTIYKTQEGKVKDIKHGTQEKPKQEGADKTDGKYGSQDKPKQLFWEKRLEGLRACDSDGYEFDAMDLPKNLKPVGPYITEETLLQSVATALHVSTQPVTGQTGSKTNLEKNPGVFLNPDQPLVQAVSIADEDIRRQEDRVIAARKKLQEALRALQT, from the exons ATGAATATGTCCGTCGAGAAGAAGAAATACCCATCGGCGTTGCCGATCAATTGGCCCGCGAGGGAGGAACCGTCGAGGAAGAGCCAAAATCAATTAGCATCCACGGGCAAagttgattattattacaa ccGCAGTGTTAGGAACGACGCGTCGTTGGTGCCACCGATAAGGCAAACGGCGTCGATTTTTAAACAACCGGTAACTATTTACAAGACGCAAGAGGGGAAAGTGAAAGACATCAAACACGGCACTCAGGAGAAGCCAAAGCAG GAAGGAGCCGATAAAACTGACGGCAAATATGGCTCCCAAGATAAGCCTAAACAG CTTTTCTGGGAAAAACGTTTGGAAGGTCTACGAGCTTGTGATTCTGACGGTTATGAATTTGATGCAATGGATCTGCCAAAGAATTTAAAACCAGTAGGACCATATATCACAGAAGAGACATTGCTCCAAAGCGTGGCTACTGCATTGCACGTATCTACTCAACCAGTAACAGGACAAACGGGATCAAAGACGAATTTAGAAAAGAATCCTGGAGTATTTCTCAATCCAGATCAGCCACTTGTACAG GCGGTCTCAATAGCGGATGAGGATATAAGGAGGCAAGAAGACCGAGTGATTGctgcgagaaaaaaattacaagaggCTCTACGTGCTCTTCAAACCTAA